From Bacteroidia bacterium, the proteins below share one genomic window:
- a CDS encoding glycosyltransferase family 39 protein, which translates to MNNVFKRIEFWIFVLFLVRLIGITNPPLDIGQNWRQITGLMVSRNFVEVDDNILYPRIDDNQGKTGIIGMEFPSMNYLYFGIAKLFGYTHWYGRLINLVVSSLGLLFFYKLILLAGFKDKVAFASTLFLGASIWFMYSRKMMPDTYCISIMFIGLFYGLKYMTINRFYQLLLFAVLCALAVLSKIPAGIYFILLIPYMLNKRIASKQRIMLTLATIPTLVLTYLWYFKWNYMLSSKYGNWYNSGKSIHAGFLEIAGHLDKVFENFFINSFLSYTTLAVFAAGFVMMFVKQEKKLIVIFTLMLFIFLLYIFKSGFFFYHHSYYIIPFVPVMALVAGYGISLLRSKWLYSIVLTAGVVEGIANQQHDLFVKPTEQYKMSIEQIMDKVSSKEDLIVMNSNGNPQLIYLAHRKGWNCTNEQLYDSVFLNTIIAQGCRFIVIDKHVAPNLKSSVLSSNQVFENPDFLIFKTDKK; encoded by the coding sequence ATGAACAACGTCTTTAAACGTATTGAGTTTTGGATATTCGTATTGTTCCTTGTCAGGCTAATCGGAATCACAAACCCGCCCTTAGACATAGGGCAGAATTGGCGACAGATTACGGGTTTGATGGTATCAAGAAACTTTGTTGAGGTGGATGACAACATTCTGTATCCTCGCATTGATGACAATCAAGGGAAAACTGGTATTATAGGCATGGAATTCCCTTCCATGAACTATCTCTATTTTGGTATAGCAAAATTATTTGGATATACTCATTGGTACGGCAGACTTATTAACCTTGTAGTGTCTTCATTAGGTTTACTCTTTTTTTATAAACTAATCTTGCTTGCCGGTTTTAAGGATAAAGTAGCCTTTGCATCCACTTTATTTCTCGGTGCTTCTATTTGGTTTATGTACTCCAGAAAAATGATGCCTGACACCTATTGTATTTCCATCATGTTTATCGGGCTGTTTTATGGTTTAAAATACATGACTATAAATCGTTTTTATCAACTGTTGCTCTTTGCTGTTTTGTGTGCATTGGCGGTTCTATCCAAAATTCCAGCAGGCATTTATTTTATTTTGCTCATTCCATATATGCTCAATAAACGGATTGCTTCAAAACAGAGAATCATGCTTACTTTAGCCACCATCCCTACTTTGGTATTGACATATCTCTGGTATTTTAAGTGGAATTATATGCTTTCAAGTAAATATGGAAATTGGTATAACTCAGGAAAATCAATACACGCAGGGTTTTTAGAAATTGCCGGACATTTAGACAAAGTATTTGAGAACTTTTTCATCAATTCCTTTCTAAGCTATACCACATTGGCAGTTTTCGCGGCCGGCTTTGTTATGATGTTTGTAAAACAAGAAAAGAAACTGATTGTGATTTTTACTTTGATGCTGTTTATTTTTCTGTTGTATATCTTCAAATCAGGATTCTTTTTTTATCATCACAGCTATTATATCATTCCGTTTGTTCCTGTAATGGCGTTAGTTGCAGGCTATGGAATATCACTTCTGCGCTCCAAATGGCTCTATTCCATAGTGTTGACCGCAGGAGTAGTAGAAGGCATTGCTAACCAACAACATGATTTATTTGTGAAGCCAACTGAGCAATACAAGATGAGTATAGAGCAAATTATGGACAAGGTTTCATCCAAAGAAGACTTGATTGTTATGAACAGTAACGGTAATCCTCAGTTGATATATCTTGCACACAGAAAAGGCTGGAATTGCACAAACGAACAGTTATACGACAGTGTATTTCTCAACACTATTATAGCACAAGGATGCAGATTTATTGTAATAGACAAACACGTTGCACCCAACTTGAAAAGCTCTGTATTGTCATCAAATCAAGTTTTTGAAAACCCGGATTTTTTGATTTTTAAGACTGATAAAAAATGA